The following proteins come from a genomic window of Syntrophales bacterium:
- a CDS encoding FtsQ-type POTRA domain-containing protein yields the protein MKKSIKTKIATKKNRLKRRSVKIFYEIFKVLALIVTVIASASFMILAYNYMISAPYFQIEKTTIKGCERITEKEVLTLAGIKPFQNILAINPGEIARRINSNPWVKDVSIERGLPNRLVIEIREREISALVKENKDIYFMDSSGVIFKKLKDGEKADLPVLTGFHKNPALLKKSTELIAFLSSNSGSTEIRNVSEIHGDEIFGFSIFTNSGLCIQLGFENYEKKLKRLKSVITDLRRKNLNKECICIDVSNPSRVVVKRKNTLKEGYKT from the coding sequence ATGAAGAAATCGATTAAAACAAAAATTGCAACGAAAAAAAACAGGTTAAAGAGACGCTCGGTGAAGATTTTTTACGAAATTTTTAAGGTGTTAGCGCTGATTGTAACCGTCATCGCTTCAGCTTCATTCATGATACTTGCATACAATTATATGATCAGCGCACCTTATTTTCAAATTGAAAAAACGACTATCAAAGGATGTGAAAGGATCACGGAAAAGGAAGTTTTAACTCTTGCCGGCATAAAACCATTTCAAAATATCCTGGCAATCAATCCGGGTGAGATAGCACGAAGGATCAATTCAAATCCCTGGGTAAAAGATGTCTCAATAGAAAGGGGACTCCCAAACAGACTGGTTATAGAAATCAGAGAAAGGGAAATATCTGCCCTGGTCAAGGAAAACAAAGACATCTATTTTATGGATAGCAGCGGGGTCATATTCAAAAAACTAAAGGACGGCGAGAAGGCAGATCTCCCCGTTCTTACCGGATTTCATAAGAATCCGGCTCTCTTAAAAAAATCGACCGAGCTCATCGCCTTTCTGTCATCGAACAGCGGTTCCACTGAGATAAGGAATGTATCGGAAATTCATGGAGATGAAATTTTCGGGTTCTCCATTTTTACCAACAGCGGTCTGTGTATACAGCTCGGCTTTGAGAACTACGAAAAAAAACTGAAAAGGTTAAAATCTGTCATAACCGACCTTAGAAGAAAGAATTTGAATAAGGAATGTATATGTATCGATGTGAGCAATCCGAGCAGGGTTGTTGTTAAAAGGAAAAATACTCTAAAAGAAGGTTATAAGACATAG
- the ftsA gene encoding cell division protein FtsA translates to MGKNGNIIVGLDIGTTKVCAIVGAVTDNGIDIIGIGSHPSEGLRKGVVVNIESTVNSIKGAVEEAELMSGHEISSVFTGIAGGHISGLNSHGIVAVKSREIDENDVKRSIEAAKAIAIPLDREVLHVLPQHYIVDNQDGVKTPVGMSGVRLEAKVHIITGAVTSVQNIIKSVNRVGLDVNDIILEQLASSEAVLSSDEKELGVAIVDIGGGTTDIAVFSEGSIKHTAVLSLGGNYLTGDIAVGLRTPTIEAEKIKINYGCAYTPLIPKDEFIEVPSVGGREPRKVSRQILGEIIEPRMEEILNLVHREIVKSGYDDLLAAGVVLTGGTAILEGITELAEQIFNMPVRRGYPIGIGGLTDIVNSPMYATGVGLIIYGSKDYYRNVFKRSDGNIFNRANKRMKRWFTEFF, encoded by the coding sequence ATGGGAAAAAACGGAAATATAATTGTCGGGCTGGACATAGGAACCACCAAGGTCTGTGCCATTGTCGGTGCAGTGACGGATAACGGTATCGACATTATCGGGATAGGTTCTCACCCTTCTGAAGGATTGAGAAAAGGGGTTGTGGTCAATATTGAAAGCACCGTAAATTCCATAAAAGGGGCTGTGGAGGAGGCTGAACTTATGTCCGGCCACGAGATTTCCTCCGTCTTTACAGGAATTGCAGGAGGACATATCAGTGGTCTCAACAGTCATGGTATCGTGGCAGTAAAGAGTCGTGAGATCGACGAGAACGATGTGAAGAGATCAATTGAAGCAGCAAAAGCTATCGCTATTCCTCTGGACAGAGAAGTCCTTCATGTATTGCCACAGCACTACATTGTAGATAACCAGGATGGTGTAAAGACTCCCGTAGGAATGTCCGGTGTCCGGCTCGAGGCAAAAGTTCATATCATCACAGGTGCTGTCACATCTGTGCAAAATATCATCAAATCTGTAAACCGTGTCGGACTCGACGTAAATGATATCATCCTGGAACAGTTAGCATCGAGTGAGGCGGTTCTCAGCTCCGATGAAAAGGAACTGGGAGTAGCTATAGTAGACATAGGTGGAGGCACAACTGATATAGCCGTATTTTCTGAAGGAAGCATTAAACACACTGCCGTCCTGTCCCTTGGCGGAAATTATCTAACAGGAGATATTGCTGTCGGTCTCAGGACTCCGACCATTGAGGCGGAAAAGATAAAGATAAACTATGGGTGTGCTTACACGCCTTTGATTCCGAAGGATGAATTTATAGAAGTTCCCAGTGTGGGTGGAAGGGAACCGAGGAAAGTTTCTCGTCAGATACTTGGGGAAATTATCGAGCCACGCATGGAGGAGATACTCAACCTGGTCCACAGAGAAATAGTCAAATCCGGCTACGATGATCTCCTGGCTGCCGGTGTCGTTTTAACAGGAGGAACGGCTATTCTGGAAGGAATAACGGAGTTAGCCGAACAGATATTCAACATGCCGGTGAGAAGAGGATATCCGATAGGTATAGGCGGACTTACAGACATAGTCAACAGTCCTATGTATGCAACCGGTGTGGGGCTAATAATTTATGGAAGCAAGGATTATTACAGAAACGTTTTTAAAAGGAGTGATGGAAATATATTTAACAGAGCAAATAAAAGGATGAAAAGATGGTTCACAGAATTCTTTTAG
- a CDS encoding TIGR03960 family B12-binding radical SAM protein — MSWKLKKRYRNILSKEKGYQKNLWGNRTTVCLAYPHYYRTGMSNLGFQTLYALFNSHPSFLCERVFLPDPDDEATFISKSTPLFSLESQKPLADFDIIAFSISFENDYPNILKILAMSRIDLLAHQRRREEPLIIGGGISVTLNPEPLADFFDLFILGEGEEAIPEFLDIFKESHHLGLSRHETLSRVQKEVEGAYVPKFYSVSYNRDGLIKEFTPSDPSFPQRIRKRSVRNINTFNTDQTIIASDTEFGDMFLSEVSRGCQRGCRFCAAGFVYRPARFREPEILEESITRGLKQQKKIGLLGTAVSDHPDLISLCQSILKKDGKLSIGSLRLDRLNKEMVSLLRKADVEMVSLAPEAGSQRLRDLINKKITESHIFDSVELLIENGILNIRIYFMVGLPTEIQEDIDAIVDLAKKIKYHAIKHTAGKKKFRMITLSINQFIPKPATPFQWQGLEDTNLVRRRIRKISSALRKESSIKVIHDLPKWNYIQAFLSLGDRSAGQVLLSVHKNNGNWPRAFKEVNINPDFYVYRQKDIDEILPWDFIDHGVSREFLIGEYQKALSEKSP, encoded by the coding sequence ATGTCCTGGAAGCTCAAAAAAAGATACAGAAATATTCTGTCTAAGGAGAAAGGTTATCAAAAAAATCTATGGGGCAATAGAACAACTGTTTGTCTTGCCTATCCTCATTATTATCGGACAGGAATGTCAAACCTCGGATTTCAAACTCTATATGCCCTTTTCAACAGTCACCCTTCATTCTTATGTGAAAGGGTCTTCCTTCCCGATCCCGACGATGAAGCCACATTCATCTCGAAATCGACTCCCCTTTTTAGTCTGGAGTCTCAGAAACCCCTTGCGGATTTTGATATCATTGCTTTTTCCATCTCCTTCGAAAACGATTATCCTAATATCTTAAAAATTCTTGCTATGTCGAGAATCGATCTTCTTGCCCATCAAAGGAGAAGAGAAGAACCTCTTATCATCGGGGGCGGTATTTCGGTTACCCTTAACCCTGAACCCCTGGCCGATTTTTTCGATCTTTTTATTTTAGGAGAAGGAGAAGAGGCGATACCCGAGTTTCTTGATATCTTTAAAGAATCCCACCATCTCGGCCTCTCCCGCCATGAGACGCTCTCCCGGGTGCAAAAAGAGGTCGAGGGTGCCTACGTTCCGAAATTTTATTCTGTTTCGTACAACAGAGATGGTCTCATAAAAGAATTTACTCCATCGGATCCCTCATTTCCTCAAAGAATCAGAAAACGGTCGGTCAGGAATATAAATACATTTAATACCGATCAAACCATTATCGCATCGGACACAGAATTCGGGGATATGTTCCTGTCAGAGGTGAGCAGGGGCTGTCAACGGGGATGCCGTTTCTGTGCCGCCGGTTTCGTATACAGACCTGCGAGATTCAGAGAACCGGAAATTCTCGAAGAGTCTATCACCAGGGGACTTAAACAGCAAAAAAAAATCGGCCTGCTCGGCACTGCGGTATCCGATCACCCCGATCTTATCTCGCTTTGCCAGTCAATACTGAAAAAGGACGGGAAACTATCGATAGGCTCTCTCAGACTGGATAGATTGAACAAAGAAATGGTTTCGTTACTCCGGAAAGCCGACGTGGAAATGGTATCCTTAGCTCCGGAGGCAGGCTCTCAGAGATTGAGAGACCTGATCAATAAGAAAATTACAGAATCTCACATCTTCGACAGTGTAGAATTGTTAATAGAAAACGGGATTTTGAACATAAGAATCTATTTTATGGTTGGTCTTCCCACTGAAATTCAGGAGGATATAGATGCAATTGTTGACCTGGCCAAGAAGATCAAATACCACGCAATTAAGCATACGGCAGGAAAAAAGAAATTCAGAATGATTACTCTCAGCATAAATCAATTTATCCCCAAACCGGCCACACCCTTTCAATGGCAGGGTCTTGAGGATACAAATCTCGTGAGAAGAAGGATAAGAAAGATCAGCTCCGCTTTAAGAAAAGAGTCATCTATAAAGGTAATCCACGATCTCCCAAAATGGAATTATATCCAGGCCTTTCTGTCTCTGGGCGACAGGTCGGCGGGACAGGTACTCCTTTCCGTTCATAAAAACAACGGCAATTGGCCCCGTGCCTTCAAAGAAGTCAATATCAACCCCGATTTCTACGTCTATCGACAGAAGGATATTGATGAAATCCTCCCTTGGGATTTTATCGACCACGGGGTCAGCAGAGAATTCCTGATAGGGGAATACCAGAAGGCCCTGTCGGAAAAATCCCCCTAA
- the ftsZ gene encoding cell division protein FtsZ, with product MFELIESTVNSAKIKVVGIGGGGGNAVNTMISYELKGVDFIAANTDSQALGASLAPTKIQLGAEVTKGLGAGSDPDVGKRAAVESTDAIRNCLKGADMVFVTAGLGGGTGTGGAPIVTEIAKELGALTVAVVTKPFQFEGKKRQKQADEGILELRSTVDSLIVIPNQRLLSIGGRTMPLLDAFKKADEILFHAVKGISDLIMVPGLINLDFADVRNIMSEMGLALMGTGIASGENRAVEAAQKAISSPLLEDNTIQGARGVLLNITGGSDMTLDEVNEASSLIHAETHEDANIIFGTVVDDSMGDEIRITVIATGFEKAEKKRQDITGASYLGGYKREDLSTPAFIRKERSVDNPNVVRMGLIDDSAEGDFEIPTFLRKQAD from the coding sequence ATGTTTGAATTGATAGAATCTACAGTAAATTCTGCAAAGATCAAAGTTGTCGGGATTGGTGGGGGCGGAGGCAACGCCGTGAACACTATGATATCTTACGAACTTAAAGGTGTAGATTTCATAGCGGCAAATACCGATTCCCAGGCCTTGGGAGCATCTCTTGCACCCACTAAGATTCAGCTTGGTGCAGAAGTCACAAAAGGTCTCGGTGCCGGTTCAGATCCTGATGTCGGGAAAAGGGCTGCTGTAGAATCAACAGATGCCATAAGGAACTGCCTCAAAGGCGCAGACATGGTTTTCGTTACAGCCGGCCTGGGCGGCGGGACAGGAACGGGGGGCGCACCCATTGTAACAGAAATTGCAAAAGAATTAGGGGCATTAACCGTTGCCGTCGTTACAAAGCCTTTTCAGTTTGAAGGTAAGAAGAGGCAAAAACAGGCAGATGAAGGAATTTTGGAACTCCGAAGCACCGTCGATTCTCTCATAGTAATCCCCAATCAGAGACTCCTCAGTATAGGAGGAAGAACGATGCCGCTTCTGGATGCCTTCAAGAAGGCAGATGAAATACTGTTCCATGCTGTTAAGGGGATTTCCGACCTGATCATGGTACCGGGACTGATCAATCTTGATTTTGCCGACGTGAGGAACATCATGTCGGAGATGGGATTGGCCCTTATGGGTACCGGCATTGCAAGCGGAGAAAACAGGGCCGTAGAGGCGGCTCAAAAAGCGATATCTTCTCCTCTGCTGGAAGACAATACGATTCAAGGTGCACGCGGGGTGCTTCTCAATATAACGGGAGGATCAGACATGACTCTCGATGAGGTCAACGAGGCATCATCTTTGATCCATGCGGAGACCCATGAGGATGCTAATATTATCTTCGGAACCGTTGTTGACGACAGCATGGGAGACGAAATACGTATTACCGTTATAGCTACCGGATTTGAAAAGGCCGAGAAAAAGAGACAGGATATAACAGGTGCATCATATCTCGGCGGGTATAAAAGAGAGGACCTGTCTACACCTGCCTTTATCAGGAAGGAAAGAAGTGTAGATAATCCTAATGTAGTCAGGATGGGACTGATAGATGACAGTGCGGAAGGCGATTTTGAAATCCCGACATTCCTGAGAAAACAGGCAGACTGA
- a CDS encoding class I adenylate-forming enzyme family protein, whose translation MYGQTLKDCFTESCLVHGEKIAISFLREGTIETEISYKNLDRDANRMANTFLDLGVEKGDRVILFLQKSVGFVVAHLALQKIGVIAVPFNPEFKKSEITYLLENAEAKLVLSGTEQEATIKEIAPGLTNIVVQTERPYQDLDFFRSASDSVPPVDVGPEDPGLIIYTSGTTGKPKGAVLNQGNLVHDAKNIVKIWEITEADVFCHSLPLFHVHGLNYALHTTLMAGAHVIMLDKFSPEKVMEVLSRRAGEYVCNMFMAVPSMYGKIINYLGEKKLNFEHMRLWTSGSAPLSVKDFEKIKVMFGNEPVEREGMSETGMNFSNQIRGMRKPGSIGVPLPDLEVRIVDPDTFVDVTPGETGEFWLKGPSITEGYWRKPEVTAGSFEKGWFKTGDLGRVDEDGYYYLTDRLKHIIISGGENVSPKEVEVVINQLGDVVDSSVVGIPDEKWGEKVVAAVVTKPGSKVEAEDIQRFCREHIHKWKCPKEIVFLKELPKNTMGKVLKEEVKKLFSTEEPEKLGPDDKCGWGL comes from the coding sequence ATGTATGGTCAAACTCTAAAGGACTGTTTTACGGAGAGTTGCCTGGTACATGGGGAAAAGATAGCGATAAGTTTCCTTCGTGAAGGCACAATAGAGACAGAGATCTCCTATAAAAATTTGGATCGGGATGCCAATCGAATGGCAAATACCTTCCTGGATTTGGGGGTTGAAAAAGGAGACAGGGTAATTCTCTTCCTCCAAAAATCTGTGGGCTTTGTGGTTGCGCATCTTGCACTTCAAAAAATAGGAGTTATTGCGGTTCCCTTTAATCCTGAATTCAAAAAATCAGAAATCACATATCTACTTGAGAATGCGGAGGCAAAATTAGTGTTGTCAGGAACAGAACAGGAAGCAACCATAAAAGAAATAGCTCCGGGGCTCACCAATATTGTGGTCCAAACTGAAAGGCCATACCAAGATCTCGATTTTTTTCGCTCCGCCTCGGATAGTGTTCCCCCGGTAGATGTCGGGCCGGAAGATCCGGGTCTTATCATCTACACATCAGGAACTACAGGAAAGCCTAAAGGGGCTGTTCTTAACCAGGGGAATCTTGTTCATGACGCAAAAAACATCGTAAAGATATGGGAGATAACGGAAGCTGACGTGTTTTGTCACTCGCTTCCTCTTTTTCACGTCCATGGACTTAACTATGCCCTTCATACTACCTTAATGGCAGGCGCCCATGTGATCATGCTTGACAAATTTTCACCGGAGAAAGTAATGGAGGTATTGTCAAGAAGAGCCGGAGAATATGTTTGTAACATGTTTATGGCGGTTCCCTCTATGTATGGTAAAATAATAAATTATCTGGGGGAAAAGAAACTGAACTTTGAGCATATGCGATTATGGACATCCGGTTCGGCGCCACTCTCTGTTAAGGATTTTGAGAAGATAAAAGTGATGTTTGGAAATGAACCCGTGGAGCGGGAGGGCATGTCGGAGACGGGGATGAATTTTTCAAACCAGATCAGGGGTATGAGAAAACCCGGCTCTATCGGAGTACCCCTGCCGGATCTCGAGGTGAGAATAGTAGATCCTGACACGTTTGTGGATGTAACTCCCGGCGAAACGGGCGAATTTTGGCTCAAAGGTCCCTCCATTACCGAGGGTTACTGGCGAAAGCCTGAAGTGACGGCCGGCTCATTTGAAAAAGGATGGTTTAAAACCGGTGATCTGGGAAGAGTCGATGAGGATGGATACTATTATCTGACTGATCGCCTCAAACATATTATTATATCAGGTGGTGAAAATGTATCCCCGAAAGAGGTGGAAGTGGTTATAAACCAACTTGGGGATGTGGTTGATTCTTCTGTGGTAGGTATCCCGGATGAAAAGTGGGGAGAAAAGGTTGTTGCAGCCGTTGTTACAAAGCCTGGCTCTAAGGTTGAGGCTGAAGATATTCAGAGGTTCTGCAGGGAACATATTCATAAATGGAAATGTCCCAAGGAGATTGTTTTTCTGAAAGAGTTGCCCAAGAATACTATGGGGAAAGTATTGAAAGAAGAGGTAAAAAAGCTTTTTAGCACTGAGGAGCCAGAAAAACTTGGCCCAGATGATAAGTGTGGATGGGGACTCTGA